From Desulfosalsimonas propionicica, the proteins below share one genomic window:
- the mutL gene encoding DNA mismatch repair endonuclease MutL, translating into MTAIRILPEILSNQIAAGEVVERPASVVKELMENAIDAQSGRIRVEIEQGGRSLIRVSDNGAGMDQDNALLSIERYATSKIRHAEDLHAISSLGFRGEALPSIAAVSRFRMVTRSRQADTATEIIVDGGKIKAVNQTGAPAGTLISVSQLFFNTPARRKFLKTVNTEMGHISETIACIALSRPDIGFQLLHNKKPVRDWPKTAEPAERVADVLGSQFLPLLYPLEYKDSRARISGWVADASATRSSTARIYVFVNGRFIRDRGIIYALCEGFRGRLMKGRFPVAVVFLDLPAEEVDVNVHPAKQEVRFLHQKDVLGAVRRAVENTWQRPQTRPAARMEKKGLPWEQTSLFEPKTAYQPLSQRPESAPAPSPEPQTRVHDPISLQSPAETSPEAAPVPHEFGFFADAAIIGQFRNTYIICERPDELLLVDQHAAHERIVYEQLAAAGKNHARPPVQRLLMPETVELTYRQAPVIEQLLGEFNAMGFEIEPFGDRTFVVQAVPEMLGGEGIGRLVADMAEAAETTGAAPELSRLKDKCLIVMACHGAIRANQRLAPEQMAALLKDLDACQNPFHCPHGRPTVIRWPVSHLEKRFHRIV; encoded by the coding sequence ATGACAGCCATCCGCATTTTGCCGGAAATTTTGTCCAACCAGATCGCTGCCGGCGAGGTGGTGGAGCGGCCGGCCTCCGTGGTCAAGGAACTGATGGAAAACGCCATTGACGCCCAAAGCGGCCGGATCCGGGTGGAAATCGAGCAGGGCGGCCGGTCCCTGATCCGGGTCTCTGACAACGGCGCAGGGATGGACCAGGACAATGCCCTGCTCTCCATTGAGCGTTATGCCACCAGCAAGATCCGGCACGCCGAAGACCTGCACGCCATTTCCAGCCTGGGATTCAGGGGCGAGGCCCTGCCCAGCATTGCCGCGGTTTCCCGCTTCCGCATGGTCACCCGCAGCCGGCAGGCCGATACCGCCACCGAGATCATCGTCGACGGCGGAAAAATCAAGGCCGTCAACCAGACCGGGGCCCCGGCCGGCACCCTGATCAGTGTCAGCCAGCTTTTTTTCAACACCCCGGCCCGGCGCAAGTTTTTAAAAACCGTGAACACGGAAATGGGCCATATTTCCGAAACCATTGCCTGCATTGCCCTTTCCCGGCCCGATATCGGATTCCAGCTTTTGCACAACAAAAAGCCGGTCCGGGACTGGCCCAAAACTGCAGAGCCGGCCGAACGGGTGGCCGATGTCCTGGGAAGCCAGTTTTTACCCCTGCTCTATCCCCTGGAATACAAAGACAGCCGCGCCCGGATCTCCGGCTGGGTGGCCGATGCCTCTGCCACCCGGAGTTCCACGGCCCGGATCTACGTGTTTGTCAATGGCCGGTTTATCCGGGACCGGGGCATTATCTACGCCCTTTGCGAAGGCTTTCGGGGGCGGCTCATGAAGGGGCGTTTTCCGGTGGCGGTGGTATTTCTGGATCTGCCGGCAGAAGAAGTGGATGTCAACGTGCACCCGGCCAAGCAGGAAGTGCGGTTTTTGCATCAAAAAGACGTGCTTGGGGCCGTGCGCAGGGCTGTTGAAAACACCTGGCAGCGCCCGCAGACACGCCCTGCGGCCCGCATGGAAAAAAAGGGATTGCCGTGGGAACAGACAAGCCTGTTTGAGCCAAAAACCGCATACCAACCCCTTTCACAGAGACCTGAATCCGCCCCCGCACCTTCTCCTGAACCGCAAACCCGGGTTCACGACCCGATTTCTTTACAATCCCCGGCTGAAACTTCTCCCGAGGCCGCCCCGGTGCCGCATGAATTCGGTTTTTTTGCAGATGCGGCCATCATCGGCCAGTTCCGAAACACTTACATTATCTGCGAAAGGCCCGATGAACTGCTGCTGGTGGACCAGCACGCCGCCCATGAGCGCATCGTATACGAGCAGCTGGCCGCTGCGGGCAAAAATCACGCAAGACCCCCGGTCCAGCGGTTGCTGATGCCCGAAACCGTGGAGCTCACCTACCGGCAGGCCCCGGTCATCGAGCAGCTACTTGGAGAATTTAACGCCATGGGCTTTGAAATCGAACCTTTCGGGGACCGAACCTTTGTGGTCCAGGCCGTGCCGGAAATGCTCGGAGGTGAGGGCATCGGCCGGCTTGTGGCCGACATGGCCGAAGCCGCGGAAACCACGGGGGCAGCCCCGGAGCTTTCCCGGCTCAAAGACAAATGCCTCATTGTCATGGCCTGCCACGGCGCCATCCGGGCCAACCAGAGACTTGCGCCCGAACAGATGGCCGCCCTGCTCAAAGATCTCGATGCCTGCCAAAACCCCTTTCACTGCCCCCACGGCCGGCCCACGGTAATCCGGTGGCCGGTTTCGCACCTGGAAAAGCGGTTTCACCGGATCGTATGA